From one Gemmobacter sp. genomic stretch:
- a CDS encoding alpha/beta fold hydrolase — MPRDRVQVRGRAGDPAAVWALAGDFLGDWHPAIDRIAGEPGPHETRRFTVKGDDTVYRERLIYRSDSDMALAYTALSGIEGADRYVARLSVAAEGPGEASLLWTADITARADRLAAICAGTDAVFRAGIQTLANTLAPPSPPPEYHASAPVPIDHVTLPGTPRLALSVAGDGPLVLFLHGIGGGRVNWHRQLAALAPHARAVAMDLRGYGDSSLGFGPSGIDGYCDDILRVADHFGADRFVLAGLSYGAWIATSFAMRHCDRLAGLVISGGCTGMSEAGPEEREAFRLSREVPLNAGQRPADFAPAVVNVLAGPQARPEIRAELLASMAAIPAETYRDALRCFTNPLERFDFSNISCPVLAMTGEFDRLAPPAEIRAVAGRMLDQCPSPDIRFEVVPNAGHLCNIENPGHYDHHLAAFVRRITA; from the coding sequence ATGCCCCGCGACCGCGTGCAGGTCAGGGGCCGGGCGGGCGACCCTGCGGCGGTCTGGGCCCTGGCGGGGGATTTCCTGGGCGACTGGCACCCCGCCATCGACCGGATCGCGGGCGAACCCGGGCCCCATGAAACCCGCCGGTTCACGGTAAAAGGCGACGATACCGTCTACCGCGAACGGCTGATCTACCGATCCGACAGCGACATGGCGCTGGCCTATACCGCGCTGTCGGGGATCGAGGGGGCCGACCGCTACGTCGCCCGCCTGTCAGTCGCGGCCGAGGGGCCGGGCGAAGCCTCCCTCCTGTGGACCGCCGATATCACCGCCCGGGCCGACCGTCTGGCCGCGATCTGCGCCGGGACCGACGCCGTGTTCCGCGCCGGGATCCAGACGCTGGCCAACACCCTGGCCCCACCGTCGCCCCCACCCGAATATCACGCGTCCGCGCCGGTTCCGATTGATCATGTCACCCTGCCCGGCACCCCGCGCCTTGCCCTGTCCGTCGCCGGCGATGGCCCCCTGGTGCTGTTCCTGCATGGCATCGGCGGCGGGCGGGTGAACTGGCACCGCCAGCTGGCCGCCCTTGCCCCCCATGCCCGCGCCGTCGCGATGGATCTGCGCGGGTATGGCGACAGCAGCCTGGGCTTTGGCCCATCCGGCATCGACGGCTATTGCGACGACATCCTGCGCGTCGCCGATCATTTCGGGGCCGACAGGTTCGTGCTGGCCGGCCTGTCCTATGGCGCCTGGATCGCGACCTCGTTTGCGATGCGGCACTGCGACCGGCTGGCCGGGCTGGTGATTTCCGGTGGCTGCACCGGCATGTCCGAAGCCGGCCCCGAAGAACGCGAGGCCTTCCGCCTATCGCGCGAGGTGCCGCTGAACGCCGGCCAGCGCCCGGCCGATTTTGCGCCGGCCGTGGTCAATGTGCTGGCCGGGCCGCAGGCCAGGCCCGAAATTCGCGCCGAACTGCTGGCCAGCATGGCCGCGATCCCAGCAGAAACCTATCGCGATGCCCTGCGCTGCTTTACCAATCCGCTTGAAAGATTCGACTTTTCGAACATTTCCTGCCCGGTCCTTGCCATGACCGGCGAATTTGATCGTCTGGCCCCCCCGGCCGAGATCCGCGCGGTGGCGGGCCGGATGCTGGACCAGTGTCCCAGTCCCGATATCCGGTTCGAGGTGGTCCCGAACGCCGGCCACCTGTGCAACATCGAAAACCCGGGGCATTACGACCACCACCTGGCCGCCTTTGTCCGCCGGATCACCGCATGA
- a CDS encoding TetR/AcrR family transcriptional regulator, with the protein MSDARARNRAIKERRILQAAFRVFSLAGYAGASMDAIAEASRVSKPTLYQYFGSKDALFAAMMDSARDVMLEPFADQTGGMVAQLHRFAWAYADVVMRPDLLGLARLVIGEAARFPEIGAAYQAAGPDRLLAGMIAWLDRQRAAGRLAYDDAELAAQDLWALILSAPRTQGLHRPDAVPDRAQIRRYLENGLRVFLRAYSTQPQADLAALAGLINDPPTTGTI; encoded by the coding sequence ATGAGCGATGCCCGCGCCCGCAACCGCGCCATCAAGGAACGCCGCATCCTGCAAGCGGCGTTCCGGGTGTTTTCGCTGGCGGGCTATGCCGGCGCCTCGATGGATGCGATTGCCGAGGCGTCGCGGGTTTCGAAACCGACGCTGTATCAGTATTTCGGTTCCAAGGACGCGCTGTTCGCCGCCATGATGGACAGCGCCCGCGATGTCATGCTGGAACCCTTTGCCGACCAGACCGGCGGCATGGTGGCGCAACTCCACCGCTTTGCCTGGGCCTATGCCGATGTCGTCATGCGCCCCGACCTGCTGGGCCTGGCCCGTCTGGTCATTGGCGAGGCGGCGCGGTTCCCCGAAATCGGCGCCGCCTATCAGGCCGCCGGCCCCGACCGCCTGCTGGCCGGCATGATCGCCTGGCTGGACCGCCAGCGTGCCGCCGGGCGGCTGGCCTATGACGATGCCGAACTGGCGGCACAGGATCTGTGGGCGCTGATCCTGTCAGCCCCACGCACGCAAGGATTGCACCGCCCCGATGCGGTTCCCGACCGGGCGCAGATCCGGCGCTATCTTGAAAACGGCCTGCGGGTGTTCCTGCGGGCCTATTCCACCCAGCCCCAAGCCGATCTGGCGGCGCTTGCGGGCCTGATCAACGATCCGCCGACCACAGGGACGATATGA